From Penicillium digitatum chromosome 5, complete sequence, one genomic window encodes:
- a CDS encoding Phosphatidate cytidylyltransferase, putative, producing the protein MSSPNPVPATPRVTSPTPSTSDQSETPDGYHAPVTRSAARRFREPEGSTEISTSARASRSPTTPSARRTRRSNPKIPASPPRSANGTASNNLLSPSSIPDALHDLSRSPSPLGLIPLHARYRSFIHRHEIPRKLLHVSIGFLTLSLYSRGVQSLQITPVLFTALVPIAATDLIRHRFEKVNKVYIRCMGALMRETEVTGYNGVIWYLLGAYVALRFFSKDVGVMSVLLLSWCDTAASTFGRLYGRYTPRLRPGKSLAGTLAAWLVGVVTAAAFWGWFVPYIGAFPNDPEDAFMFTGRLNLLPNCVRGLLGWGPSDSAVITGPVALGVMSVVSGVVAAGSEFIDMWGWDDNLTIPVLSGIGLWGFLKVFG; encoded by the coding sequence ATGTCCTCACCAAACCCCGTACCGGCGACACCTCGCGTGACATCACCCACTCCATCTACATCGGACCAGTCCGAGACACCCGATGGATACCACGCACCGGTAACACGATCTGCAGCACGTCGCTTCCGTGAGCCAGAAGGTTCTACCGAAATTTCTACTTCAGCGCGAGCATCAAGATCTCCCACGACACCCTCGGCTCGGCGCACCCGCCGATCAAACCCCAAGATACCCGCCTCGCCGCCGCGCTCGGCCAACGGTACTGCCTCGAACAATCTTTTATCCCCGTCAAGCATTCCCGACGCCCTGCACGACTTGTCGAGATCCCCATCTCCTCTCGGCCTGATCCCCCTCCACGCTCGCTACCGCAGTTTCATTCACCGCCATGAGATCCCGCGCAAGCTTTTGCACGTGTCAATCGGATTTTTGACTTTGTCATTATACAGCCGAGGCGTACAATCCCTGCAAATAACACCTGTCCTCTTTACCGCGCTAGTTCCGATTGCAGCAACGGACCTCATTCGCCACCGCTTTGAGAAGGTCAACAAAGTATACATCCGGTGCATGGGTGCCCTCATGCGCGAAACAGAGGTCACCGGTTACAATGGTGTGATCTGGTATCTCCTCGGAGCGTATGTTGCTCTCCGCTTCTTCTCCAAGGATGTTGGCGTCATGAGCGTGCTACTCCTTAGCTGGTGTGACACCGCTGCCTCGACTTTCGGTCGTTTGTACGGCCGCTACACCCCTCGTCTGCGTCCTGGGAAGAGTTTGGCTGGCACTTTAGCGGCATGGCTCGTGGGTGTTGTCACCGCTGCTGCTTTCTGGGGATGGTTCGTGCCTTACATTGGTGCTTTCCCCAATGACCCAGAAGACGCTTTCATGTTTACGGGACGCTTGAATCTGCTCCCGAACTGTGTTCGCGGCCTTCTGGGCTGGGGGCCTAGTGACTCGGCGGTCATAACTGGCCCTGTGGCTTTGGGTGTCATGAGCGTTGTCTCTGGCGTTGTTGCCGCCGGCAGCGAGTTCATTGACATGTGGGGCTGGGATGATAACCTGACGATCCCGGTGTTGAGTGGAATTGGCCTCTGGGGTTTCCTCAAGGTGTTTGGGTAG
- a CDS encoding DEAD/DEAH box helicase (Sbp4), putative translates to MPPKSSSRAWDALTPPLSEWTLDAVASMGFTRMTPVQASAIPLFMQHKDVVVEAVTGSGKTLSFLIPIVEKLLRLDQPLKKHHVGAIVISPTRELASQIHQVLLSLLEFHPASAAAIKPAEEGAPRAKTSSSTLKVVPQLLLGGGTSPAEDLKLFLKNSPNVLVSTPGRLLELLSSPHVHCPQASFEMLVLDEADRLLDLGFKDDLQKILGRLPKQRRTGLFSASISEAVDQIVRLGLRNPVKIAVKVRGAGVEEKRTPASLQMTYLTTSPLHKYAILKQILSTVQPTPQKTIFFVSTCSSVDYLATILPIILGDEFVLVPLHGKHQANVRQKNFNRFTTSTTPSILLTTDVAARGLDIPSVDLVVQIDPPSDPKTFIHRCGRAGRAGRRGLSIVLVHPGREEDYVSFLEIRKTPVAPYNLPEFTDEQATAAIDKVRKAVLKDRAMHDKGQKAFVSWLRSYSKHQASSIFRVADLDWEALGKAWGLLKLPKMPEARSFEGDRTLGIKLEWSNYTYKDKQQEKRRKEAMAEAANSQGTEQGSNKRRATESVAWSQKTEERDKKLKKKEFKKARKEKERWEQLPEDQKQKALETERMLEEIRAKNEQQRLLNQASKAEEAKGDEFKGFD, encoded by the exons ATGCCTCCCAAGTCGTCTTCAAGAGCGTGGGATGCTCTCACGCCCCCGCTGTCAGAATGGACCCTCGACGCGGTGGCCTCAATGGGCTTCACGCGCATGACTCCAGTCCAGGCCTCGGCCATTCCTCTGTTTATGCAACACAAAGATGTGGTGGTAGAAGCTGTCACTGGAAGTGGAAAGACATTGTCATTCTTAATTCCAATTGTGGAAAAGCTTCTTCGCCTTGATCAGCCTCTTAAGAAACATCATGTTGGAGCCATTGTCATTTCTCCAACAAG AGAATTGGCCTCACAAATCCACCAAGTTCTTCTCTCACTTTTGGAGTTCCACCCAGCATCGGCCGCAGCCATCAAACCGGCTGAAGAGGGTGCTCCTCGTGCGAAAACCTCTTCATCAACATTGAAAGTTGTACCACAACTTCTCCTGGGCGGTGGGACATCTCCGGCAGAAGATTTGAAACTTTTCCTTAAAAATTCGCCTAATGTATTAGTTTCTACACCCGGAAGATTGTTGGAGCTGCTTTCGTCGCCTCACGTTCACTGCCCCCAGGCATCCTTTGAAATGCTTGTCCTGGACGAGGCCGACAGACTTCTTGATCTTGGATTTAAGGACGACCTGCAGAAGATCCTGGGCCGGCTACCTAAGCAGCGGCGTACAGGATTGTTCAGTGCCAGCATCAGTGAGGCTGTTGATCAGATCGTCCGACTTGGTCTACGAAATCCCGTCAAAATTGCCGTCAAGGTCAGAGGAGCTGGCGTTGAAGAAAAGCGCACTCCAGCGAG TCTGCAAATGACCTACTTGACAACCTCTCCACTTCACAAATACGCCATTCTGAAGCAAATCCTTTCCACGGTCCAGCCCACACCCCAAAAAACCATCTTCTTCGTATCGACATGCTCCAGCGTCGACTATCTCGCCACAATACTACCCATAATCTTAGGAGACGAATTCGTGCTAGTTCCACTACACGGAAAACACCAAGCCAACGTCCGCCAAAAGAACTTCAACCGcttcaccacctccacaacCCCATCCATCCTCCTCACCACCGATGTCGCTGCTCGCGGTCTCGACATCCCTTCCGTCGATCTAGTAGTCCAAATCGACCCACCTTCCGACCCCAAAACCTTCATTCACAGATGCGGTCGTGCCGGTCGTGCCGGCCGTCGAGGCCTCAGCATCGTCCTCGTCCACCCAGGTCGCGAAGAGGACTACGTATCGTTTCTGGAAATCCGCAAAACACCCGTTGCGCCATATAACCTACCTGAGTTCACCGACGAACAGGCCACAGCGGCGATAGACAAAGTCCGCAAAGCGGTGTTGAAAGACCGCGCTATGCACGACAAGGGCCAGAAGGCATTCGTCAGCTGGCTGCGCAGTTACAGCAAGCACCAAGCAAGCAGTATCTTCCGAGTTGCGGATCTGGACTGGGAAGCTCTCGGCAAAGCATGGGGACTCCTCAAGCTGCCGAAGATGCCTGAAGCTCGCTCCTTTGAAGGGGATCGGACTTTGGGCATTAAACTTGAGTGGTCCAATTACACATACAAGGATAAGCAGCAAGAAAAGCGCCGCAAGGAGGCTATGGCGGAGGCTGCTAATTCACAAGGTACTGAGCAGGGATCTAACAAGCGCCGTGCTACGGAAAGTGTGGCTTGGAGTCAGAAGACCGAAGAACGGGATAAGAAgctcaagaagaaggagttcaagaaagcacggaaggagaaggagagatGGGAGCAATTGCCAGAGGATCAGAAGCAGAAGGCTCTTGAAACGGAGCGCATGCTAGAAGAGATTCGTGCTAAGAATGAGCAGCAGCGGTTGTTGAACCAAGCTAGCAAGGCGGAGGAAGCCAAGGGCGATGAATTCAAGGGCTTTGACTAG